In Spirochaeta isovalerica, one DNA window encodes the following:
- a CDS encoding LA2681 family HEPN domain-containing protein → MGNRTFREKLGKAHELTAAGKYREALALIIDEEVSSVRELFNKIAILIDAGFALRDEKVLRYGIYLFEEHHSEIIVLVDYRALVYYNLANQYANMATLKSFDNDYYSSFSRSELQKAKHYYYLALESEKIGPDLKRDIYIGLANCFRTLGRFEEALENYNATLAVDPSSITALDNKTELMIGLSSLYRDRRDEILKESWDLIGTVMDREDAVMRKDVFDKSRTRIQKLINRKAYLEEEQELPNWTLESSSDLEHFYITWCVKNKLYLNLCNFCRKCDYAAGDYAVIRKEDISIAREDRGRFLRLSSAYNQLKAEYVGARFLLIMSRYDDFDIDFVNTMAPMIEIPGKEPLDIKESLLDQSFLSLWRIWDGIAAFLNIYAGLNIQGHIRIRDIWHRDGDVKKEIIEKKDLLLNAVYDIYCDMYQGRFEKLPLLFEILSGNRNIISKAGSVEDLDREALTIELFQVVRHVLMILMQMLDSEENDDSEFRINFPLYSFEIPDAILL, encoded by the coding sequence ATGGGCAACCGGACATTCAGAGAGAAACTCGGAAAAGCGCACGAGCTCACCGCGGCGGGCAAATACAGAGAGGCTCTGGCTTTAATCATCGACGAAGAAGTGTCCAGCGTCAGGGAACTCTTCAACAAAATCGCTATCCTCATCGATGCGGGTTTCGCCCTGCGCGATGAGAAAGTCCTCCGGTACGGCATCTATCTTTTTGAAGAGCACCACAGTGAAATCATTGTTCTCGTCGATTATCGGGCTCTGGTCTACTACAACCTGGCCAATCAGTACGCCAACATGGCGACCCTTAAATCTTTTGACAACGATTATTACAGTTCATTTTCCAGAAGCGAGCTGCAGAAGGCCAAACACTATTACTATCTGGCTCTGGAATCGGAAAAAATCGGTCCCGACTTGAAACGGGATATTTATATCGGGCTGGCAAACTGCTTCCGGACTCTGGGGCGCTTTGAAGAAGCTCTGGAAAACTACAATGCCACCCTGGCCGTCGATCCTTCCTCCATAACGGCGCTGGATAACAAAACGGAGCTGATGATAGGCCTTTCCTCTCTCTACAGGGACCGCCGCGATGAAATCCTCAAGGAAAGCTGGGATCTTATCGGTACGGTTATGGACCGGGAAGACGCGGTCATGCGGAAGGATGTGTTCGATAAAAGCCGTACCAGAATTCAAAAGCTCATCAACAGGAAAGCCTATCTGGAAGAGGAGCAGGAGCTGCCCAACTGGACTCTCGAGAGCTCCAGCGATCTCGAACATTTTTATATAACCTGGTGTGTAAAAAACAAACTCTATCTCAATTTATGCAACTTCTGCAGAAAATGTGACTATGCGGCGGGGGATTATGCGGTGATCAGAAAAGAGGATATTTCTATCGCCAGAGAGGACCGGGGGCGCTTTCTCCGTCTCTCTTCAGCCTACAATCAGCTTAAGGCCGAGTATGTGGGCGCCCGTTTCCTCCTGATTATGTCCCGCTATGACGATTTTGATATCGACTTCGTCAACACGATGGCTCCAATGATCGAGATCCCCGGAAAAGAGCCTCTCGATATTAAAGAATCACTACTCGATCAGTCCTTTCTCTCTCTCTGGAGAATCTGGGACGGCATCGCCGCTTTCCTCAACATCTACGCAGGGCTGAACATACAGGGACATATCCGGATCCGTGATATCTGGCACCGGGACGGAGATGTGAAGAAAGAAATCATTGAAAAAAAAGATCTTCTTCTCAATGCGGTGTATGATATTTACTGTGACATGTATCAGGGACGTTTTGAAAAACTCCCTCTCTTATTTGAAATCCTCAGCGGAAACCGTAATATTATTAGTAAAGCGGGTTCGGTAGAGGATCTGGACAGAGAAGCGCTGACCATTGAATTATTTCAGGTGGTACGCCACGTCCTTATGATTCTTATGCAGATGCTGGATAGCGAGGAAAATGATGATTCGGAATTCCGGATCAATTTCCCTCTTTACTCTTTTGAGATACCCGATGCTATACTATTATAA
- a CDS encoding putative glycoside hydrolase: MKKSAFFVILIAMAGIPLFSATGNINSRPDIIKEVGPDLHYGVSLRNGFLKSEDGGRSWVGYNEGLPPRMVYPFTGSGVKMLTSVTYDVNDPRRVLVSSPRELFLSENGGDSWSEVSLSYPFKYSNYITSLALNPLDNRSIVVGTSFSGIFETADSGQTWTRISDVIPELYRGAGFYEEITAVALSPYDNGVLYYLCGPTGELYFSDTDRRTWINIDLPFGKEERALSMNFIRSDDNDTPGSPAYILQINTDKASWVYNPGRNWWWRKDMPLPADYSPDPGKMFRLEKASGKYGIYISSWHASGERLDKHLQFVIDKKMNSIIVDMKDDDGYLTYDSRFSSALETGAVTPRFSIEELLQKAHEKGIYVIARLPVFKDSVLYRYDEGRYALKDKNTGGTWGKLFKNEDEETGEITWDQREFWVDPYSEFVWEYNVGIAEELQELGVDEIQFDYIRFPTDGDLSAIQYSFARPGMLRIEALESFLVMAREKIHIPISTDLYGFNSWYRMGNWNGQNIEMVSHYVDVISPMYYPSHFPGEFLSDLSYLDRAEEIYREGSRRSSLLAGQRSLIRPYVQAFLMGPELKMEDEEYTMYLNRQIKGTEESATSGFSLWNASNRYYMVSDSFTDYFR; encoded by the coding sequence ATGAAAAAATCAGCCTTTTTTGTCATACTGATAGCAATGGCGGGAATCCCCCTATTCTCCGCCACTGGAAATATAAACAGCCGGCCCGATATCATTAAGGAAGTCGGACCGGATCTTCATTACGGCGTTTCCCTCAGAAACGGGTTTCTCAAATCCGAAGACGGAGGCAGGAGCTGGGTCGGTTATAATGAGGGGCTTCCCCCCCGTATGGTATATCCCTTTACGGGCAGCGGCGTCAAAATGCTCACTTCCGTGACATATGATGTAAATGATCCCCGGAGGGTTCTCGTCTCTTCTCCAAGGGAACTTTTCCTTTCGGAAAACGGCGGCGATTCCTGGTCCGAAGTCTCTCTCTCATACCCATTCAAGTATTCAAATTACATAACATCTCTGGCTCTCAATCCCCTGGACAACCGGTCCATAGTTGTCGGAACGTCCTTCAGCGGTATTTTTGAAACGGCCGATTCCGGGCAGACCTGGACCCGTATTTCCGATGTCATACCGGAACTGTACAGAGGGGCCGGATTTTACGAAGAGATTACAGCTGTTGCCCTCTCCCCCTACGATAACGGCGTCCTGTATTATCTGTGCGGTCCTACGGGTGAGCTGTATTTCTCCGATACCGATCGCAGAACCTGGATTAATATCGATCTCCCCTTCGGTAAGGAAGAACGGGCTTTATCTATGAATTTCATCCGCTCCGATGATAATGACACACCGGGCTCACCGGCCTATATCCTTCAGATCAATACGGACAAAGCCTCATGGGTATACAATCCCGGGAGGAACTGGTGGTGGCGCAAGGACATGCCTCTGCCGGCGGATTACTCACCTGATCCGGGAAAGATGTTCAGACTGGAAAAAGCTTCCGGAAAATACGGAATCTATATATCCTCATGGCACGCATCGGGCGAGCGACTGGACAAACACCTCCAGTTCGTCATCGACAAAAAAATGAACTCCATCATTGTCGATATGAAAGATGACGACGGATATCTGACCTATGACAGCCGGTTTTCCTCCGCATTGGAGACCGGCGCCGTCACTCCCCGGTTCTCCATTGAAGAATTGCTTCAGAAAGCCCATGAAAAAGGAATTTACGTTATTGCGCGGCTTCCCGTATTCAAGGACTCTGTTCTCTACCGCTATGATGAGGGCCGTTACGCCCTTAAAGATAAAAACACCGGGGGGACCTGGGGGAAACTCTTCAAAAACGAGGATGAGGAAACCGGGGAAATCACCTGGGACCAGAGGGAGTTCTGGGTCGATCCCTATTCGGAGTTCGTCTGGGAATACAATGTGGGGATCGCCGAGGAACTGCAGGAGCTCGGCGTCGATGAAATCCAGTTCGATTACATCCGCTTTCCCACTGACGGAGATTTATCGGCCATTCAATACAGCTTCGCCAGACCGGGCATGCTGAGGATCGAAGCTCTCGAATCCTTTCTGGTCATGGCCAGGGAGAAAATCCATATACCCATCAGTACCGATCTTTACGGATTCAATTCGTGGTACCGCATGGGGAACTGGAACGGACAGAATATCGAAATGGTCAGTCATTACGTCGATGTCATCAGTCCCATGTACTATCCTTCCCATTTCCCGGGAGAATTCCTCAGCGATCTTTCCTATCTGGACAGGGCCGAGGAGATTTACAGAGAGGGGAGTCGTCGATCCTCTCTTCTGGCAGGTCAGAGAAGCCTTATCCGTCCCTATGTGCAGGCTTTTCTGATGGGACCGGAACTGAAAATGGAGGACGAGGAGTACACCATGTACCTCAACCGCCAGATCAAAGGGACCGAGGAATCGGCCACCTCGGGATTCTCTCTCTGGAACGCCTCAAACCGGTATTACATGGTAAGCGACAGTTTTACAGACTATTTCCGGTAA
- a CDS encoding M15 family metallopeptidase — protein sequence MKIFFFLLLSLTASGCFGGDSMLHPSFDMDKDQLAGLLSDQSEEIRNNILAAPGRFLELADSLLDQPEELFYLADKNHALTRDQGPAETVRPSDYGIPYTRKEREVSSLIIEPLKDLVSAAAKENLEIVFASGYRDYDYQEMLYNRYVSNYGQTEADRFSARPGTSQHQLGTAVDLGTIDDSYALTPEGKWLEAHAGDFGFSLSYPRDMEEVTGYMWECWHYRYITKEGIAMQREFFLDIQQYMMEFWHYHKEDLSAARR from the coding sequence ATGAAAATTTTCTTTTTTTTACTGCTGAGTCTGACAGCATCGGGCTGTTTCGGAGGAGATTCGATGCTTCATCCCTCTTTTGACATGGATAAAGATCAGCTAGCCGGGCTTCTGTCCGATCAATCGGAAGAAATCCGTAATAATATTCTGGCAGCACCGGGGCGGTTTCTCGAACTGGCGGACAGCCTGCTCGACCAGCCGGAGGAGCTGTTTTATCTGGCCGATAAAAATCATGCCCTGACAAGGGATCAGGGTCCCGCTGAAACAGTCAGGCCATCGGACTACGGAATCCCGTACACAAGAAAGGAACGGGAAGTGAGTTCCCTGATTATAGAACCGTTGAAAGATCTGGTTTCCGCGGCGGCAAAAGAAAACTTAGAGATTGTTTTCGCTTCCGGATACCGCGATTATGACTATCAGGAGATGCTCTACAATCGCTATGTGTCAAATTACGGCCAGACAGAAGCGGACCGGTTTTCCGCCCGTCCCGGCACGTCGCAACACCAGTTGGGAACCGCTGTCGATCTGGGAACGATTGACGATTCCTACGCGCTGACTCCCGAAGGGAAATGGCTGGAAGCCCATGCGGGCGATTTCGGCTTCTCCCTATCCTATCCCAGGGATATGGAAGAGGTAACCGGATATATGTGGGAATGCTGGCATTACCGTTACATAACAAAAGAAGGAATTGCCATGCAGAGAGAATTCTTTCTCGATATCCAGCAATACATGATGGAGTTCTGGCATTATCACAAAGAGGATCTATCAGCTGCCAGACGGTAG
- a CDS encoding ATP-binding protein yields the protein MKSLLSKLTVLFIPPLILSAAAGLAPFLIRPLWLGIAVSAFLLMLSVIVFRIIVRFTVLQPIFRMKGEADGEDPFTLSGKDEFSELAERLNRRIDSGSERENAAREELISHIKAAENDKYLLNINEGLLFIDYGQIISKYHSRALGEIFDREEIGGQHLSDFLYPDRNEAREKRKVLEKFILNLFHDPSLIDSIDDEDNPLCHIWISRDDGRRILVDGSFRKVEEDGELVQLMIIFRDRTDEGILEKKLDESDMRSDFELDTIIAILRAGPGPFIQFIEDSDARLSRFRKNIQEIEDRQVLEQSLRDISSMKCSAAYFDFRAVEKLCNNLEDILSGFREGNFSRKEALDIIIDDIYIQFESVEGLIGRFKEFLSSEHGRAYEISKNEQEHFFDTLKIMMARHADELNKKVEFHFSSDFENYEKIGDIKDPIIHLLRNAVDYGIETPEDRLAGGKEEKGKISLVIGKMNDNGVRITVEDDGSGIDFDRIREIAVEKGFIKKEESPGQANLVRTMFSSGFSSRDQMSGLSGRGVGLAAVKESVARLGGKIAVKTERLKGSRFSIDLPSGS from the coding sequence ATGAAATCGCTTCTTTCTAAATTAACCGTCCTGTTTATTCCTCCTCTCATCCTGTCAGCTGCCGCCGGGCTTGCTCCTTTTCTCATTCGTCCCCTATGGCTTGGAATTGCCGTTTCTGCATTTCTCCTTATGCTGTCAGTCATTGTTTTCCGCATCATTGTCCGCTTCACTGTACTGCAGCCCATTTTCAGGATGAAAGGGGAAGCGGACGGAGAAGATCCCTTCACGCTTTCCGGTAAAGATGAATTTTCGGAACTGGCTGAAAGATTAAACAGAAGAATTGACTCCGGCAGCGAAAGAGAGAACGCAGCGAGAGAGGAACTGATCAGCCATATCAAAGCTGCCGAGAACGATAAATACCTTCTCAATATCAATGAAGGTCTTCTTTTCATTGATTATGGACAAATTATATCCAAGTATCACTCCAGGGCGCTGGGGGAGATATTTGATCGGGAGGAAATCGGCGGCCAGCATCTGTCGGATTTTCTCTATCCCGACAGGAATGAAGCGAGGGAAAAAAGAAAAGTTCTGGAAAAATTCATCTTGAATCTCTTTCACGATCCGTCGCTTATCGACAGTATCGACGATGAAGACAACCCTCTCTGCCATATATGGATTTCCCGTGACGACGGCCGGCGGATTCTCGTCGACGGATCGTTCCGCAAGGTGGAGGAGGACGGCGAACTCGTCCAGCTCATGATCATATTCCGCGACAGGACCGATGAGGGAATCCTCGAAAAGAAGCTCGATGAAAGCGATATGCGATCCGATTTTGAACTGGATACCATCATAGCCATACTCAGAGCCGGTCCCGGACCATTTATACAGTTTATTGAAGACAGCGATGCCAGGCTTTCCCGGTTCCGCAAAAACATACAGGAAATCGAGGACAGGCAGGTTCTGGAGCAGTCTCTGAGGGACATCAGTTCCATGAAATGTTCAGCTGCCTATTTTGACTTCAGAGCTGTGGAAAAACTCTGCAACAATCTGGAGGACATTCTCTCCGGGTTCAGGGAGGGCAATTTTTCGCGGAAAGAAGCTCTCGACATCATAATTGACGATATCTACATTCAGTTTGAAAGTGTTGAGGGACTGATCGGCAGGTTTAAGGAATTCCTCTCTTCCGAACATGGCAGAGCCTATGAGATCAGTAAAAACGAACAGGAACACTTTTTTGATACGCTGAAAATCATGATGGCCCGTCATGCCGATGAACTCAACAAGAAGGTCGAGTTCCACTTTTCCAGTGATTTTGAAAATTATGAGAAAATCGGAGATATAAAAGATCCCATCATTCACCTTCTCAGAAATGCCGTTGATTACGGTATTGAAACTCCCGAGGATAGACTGGCCGGCGGCAAAGAGGAAAAGGGGAAGATATCTCTTGTCATAGGAAAGATGAATGATAATGGAGTCAGGATCACCGTTGAGGATGACGGCTCCGGCATAGATTTCGACAGAATCAGAGAAATTGCCGTTGAAAAGGGATTCATCAAGAAAGAGGAATCCCCCGGGCAGGCGAACCTTGTGAGGACCATGTTCAGCAGCGGATTCTCTTCGCGGGATCAGATGTCGGGGTTATCCGGGCGGGGCGTCGGCCTTGCTGCCGTGAAGGAAAGCGTCGCCCGGCTCGGCGGAAAGATTGCGGTAAAAACTGAAAGGCTAAAAGGAAGCCGTTTCAGCATAGACCTACCGTCTGGCAGCTGA
- a CDS encoding PASTA domain-containing protein produces the protein MNIKSLFKLKGKEAPGDSLNEKSEQITDEESTFFKRALYIIIAVFAVMFFSFSITFFLSIRGEEKTAVPDVEGMELVEALIDLQVKELYPRVQVRYSDDPMTKGTIIKQDPPAGAVVKAGRRVTITVSKGAVVDKVGDYIGMDLNDVKVDFQIQFTTYKPNLVIKEPVIYEYDSTPPGTIIAQNPEPGTAISGLTEVEFVVSRGEPGEEMVVGDYMDMSWSEVVRRLTRANIPFVFSVDYEAEGNGNVIEQEPAAGESVKTGSVLSFTIAPPEETVEGMVFGLFEYSVPEYPVYVDMKFESFSPSSRERRTIFETKHPGGKIAIPYKVPVDTELILSILDKEVIRYKVTNQ, from the coding sequence ATGAATATCAAATCGTTATTTAAACTAAAAGGGAAGGAGGCTCCCGGGGATTCCCTCAATGAGAAATCGGAACAGATAACCGATGAGGAATCGACGTTTTTCAAAAGAGCTCTTTATATCATCATCGCCGTGTTTGCGGTCATGTTTTTCTCTTTTTCCATAACCTTTTTTCTCTCCATAAGAGGAGAGGAGAAAACAGCCGTTCCCGATGTTGAGGGGATGGAACTTGTCGAAGCCCTTATCGATCTGCAGGTAAAGGAACTTTACCCCCGGGTCCAGGTCCGTTATTCCGATGATCCCATGACAAAGGGTACAATCATTAAACAGGACCCGCCCGCCGGAGCTGTTGTAAAAGCGGGACGCCGCGTGACCATAACGGTCAGTAAAGGGGCTGTTGTCGATAAAGTCGGCGATTATATCGGTATGGATCTCAATGATGTCAAAGTCGACTTCCAGATCCAGTTTACGACTTATAAACCGAACCTGGTTATCAAGGAACCGGTTATTTATGAATATGATTCAACACCGCCCGGCACAATCATCGCTCAGAATCCCGAACCCGGTACAGCCATTTCCGGTCTGACCGAAGTCGAGTTCGTCGTCAGCCGCGGTGAACCCGGTGAAGAGATGGTTGTCGGCGATTATATGGATATGTCATGGAGCGAAGTGGTCAGGAGGCTGACGAGGGCCAATATCCCCTTCGTTTTCTCTGTTGATTATGAAGCGGAAGGAAACGGAAATGTTATCGAGCAGGAGCCGGCGGCAGGTGAGTCGGTTAAAACCGGTTCGGTTCTCAGCTTTACCATTGCTCCTCCAGAGGAAACTGTCGAAGGCATGGTGTTCGGTCTCTTCGAGTATTCCGTCCCGGAGTATCCTGTTTATGTGGATATGAAGTTCGAGTCCTTCTCTCCATCTTCGAGAGAGAGACGAACTATTTTCGAGACGAAACATCCCGGTGGCAAGATCGCCATTCCCTACAAGGTTCCGGTGGATACGGAGTTGATTCTCTCCATTCTGGATAAAGAGGTAATCCGTTACAAAGTCACGAACCAGTAA
- the fmt gene encoding methionyl-tRNA formyltransferase, producing MRILFAGTPDIAVPSLKALAEKFEICAVLTNPDRETGRGRKIVSSPVYETARELGLNILQPEKLDEEFLDEVRALKPDLLAVIAFGKIFRKNFLDLFPLGGINLHPSLLPKYRGPSPLNEAIRNGDALTGITVQKLALKMDSGDILLQPELKLDGSETTGSLTEKVAELGAPLMVEAVELLMADPGAGHPQDDGQATFCRLISKEDGEIDWTASAEQIQRNIRANDPWPGTYSWYGDKKINILEAEVYRGDALSGKPGTVLSYSKKDGILVAAGSGVLAVKRLQLQSKKPMDYKSFVNGNRDFVGSILQSPSGDSA from the coding sequence ATGAGAATTCTTTTTGCCGGAACACCGGACATAGCTGTTCCCTCTTTAAAAGCACTTGCAGAGAAATTTGAAATTTGCGCGGTCCTTACCAATCCCGATAGGGAAACGGGCCGGGGAAGAAAGATTGTCAGCTCTCCGGTTTATGAAACGGCGCGGGAACTGGGTCTTAATATCCTGCAGCCGGAAAAGCTCGATGAAGAATTTCTCGACGAAGTCAGAGCGCTCAAGCCCGATCTTCTGGCCGTAATCGCATTCGGAAAAATATTCAGAAAAAACTTTCTCGATCTCTTTCCCCTGGGGGGAATCAACCTCCATCCTTCGCTTCTGCCGAAATACAGAGGACCGTCTCCTTTAAACGAAGCTATAAGAAACGGCGACGCTCTGACGGGGATCACCGTCCAGAAACTCGCCCTGAAAATGGACAGCGGAGATATCCTCCTCCAGCCGGAACTGAAGCTCGATGGAAGCGAGACGACAGGATCTCTGACGGAAAAAGTGGCGGAACTCGGCGCGCCTCTCATGGTCGAGGCTGTCGAGCTCCTTATGGCTGATCCCGGTGCGGGACATCCCCAGGATGATGGACAGGCCACATTCTGCCGGCTGATCAGCAAAGAGGACGGAGAGATCGACTGGACTGCCTCTGCGGAGCAGATCCAGCGCAATATAAGAGCTAACGACCCCTGGCCGGGAACCTATAGCTGGTACGGCGATAAAAAAATCAATATACTGGAAGCGGAAGTCTATCGGGGAGATGCCCTTTCCGGAAAACCGGGAACCGTTCTGTCCTACAGCAAGAAGGATGGAATCCTCGTTGCGGCGGGGTCGGGAGTTCTGGCTGTCAAGCGTCTGCAGCTTCAGTCGAAAAAACCAATGGATTACAAATCATTCGTCAACGGCAATCGCGATTTTGTCGGATCAATATTACAAAGCCCCTCAGGAGACAGTGCATGA
- the def gene encoding peptide deformylase, whose protein sequence is MDIYNAGVDEELAVLRKKAEPITEFDDKLAELIEAMCDAMVENRGIGLAAPQIGVEKRLFVCSVDGSEPVAFINPEIIETSLETSVYEEGCLSFPGIYADVERPERVVIQAFNKKGRPFKVKAEGLLATCVQHELDHLNGTLFVDYLPEKKREKLLKKLEKAQKKK, encoded by the coding sequence ATGGATATATATAATGCAGGTGTAGATGAGGAGCTGGCCGTTCTGCGGAAAAAAGCGGAACCCATAACCGAATTCGATGATAAACTGGCTGAACTGATCGAAGCCATGTGTGACGCAATGGTGGAGAACAGGGGAATAGGACTGGCAGCTCCGCAGATCGGTGTTGAAAAGAGGCTTTTCGTCTGTTCGGTGGACGGCAGCGAACCCGTGGCCTTTATCAATCCGGAAATTATTGAAACATCTCTTGAAACATCTGTTTACGAAGAAGGGTGTCTCAGTTTTCCGGGAATCTATGCCGATGTGGAACGTCCGGAAAGAGTTGTCATTCAGGCATTTAATAAAAAAGGCCGCCCTTTCAAGGTTAAGGCGGAAGGGTTGCTCGCAACCTGTGTCCAGCATGAGCTGGATCATTTGAACGGAACTCTCTTTGTCGACTATCTGCCGGAAAAGAAAAGGGAAAAACTCCTGAAGAAACTTGAAAAGGCCCAAAAAAAGAAATGA
- a CDS encoding HAMP domain-containing sensor histidine kinase translates to MLKKADTLFARILFSFILIIILTMSVSIVTEYFSAVNEMPGLLTDVRSKSAALQIADNYSRDKSWDFLNSEVFRQSGFQRSEGDDDLHLRYIVKDSSGRTVYNSFSILTEKIDIPLREGNSSVLRDSGTGEPIGTLTVYISSLYVDREAEEYILSVFKTRVFQSLLVLFIAVIVAAILSAWISRPVRELTRAAEKLAQKGESSHLPASYSGELGRMTEAFNSMIDALNKQKSLRKNLIRNVSHDIATPLNVIRLEARGLLDGLSSPETGSTLIIREVDKLKNFVNDLNWLAETDSGEYRLQKELCSLEELAESEVSRWDNQAAASGIGLKLILPDAGIPPVSLDRIRITEALGNLIENAIKYSGTGKTVEITLSRENSYALLTVRDRGPGLERDEQSRVFDRFYRGRLAESGTVDGRGLGLSIVRQIAELHGGKAEVFSRPGKGSSFTLSIPL, encoded by the coding sequence ATGCTGAAAAAGGCCGATACTCTGTTTGCCAGGATCCTTTTCTCTTTTATTCTCATAATTATTCTGACAATGTCCGTCAGCATCGTTACGGAGTATTTTTCCGCGGTTAATGAAATGCCCGGTCTTCTGACGGATGTGCGATCGAAAAGCGCTGCGCTGCAGATCGCCGATAATTACAGCAGAGACAAAAGCTGGGATTTTCTCAACAGCGAGGTCTTCCGTCAGTCCGGCTTCCAGAGAAGCGAAGGGGACGACGACCTGCATCTCCGGTATATTGTCAAAGACAGTTCAGGCAGAACGGTATATAACAGCTTTTCTATTCTGACAGAGAAAATCGACATTCCCCTCCGCGAAGGGAATTCCTCGGTCCTGAGAGACAGCGGAACAGGTGAGCCGATCGGCACTCTCACCGTTTATATCAGCTCTCTCTACGTGGACAGGGAAGCTGAAGAATACATACTGTCCGTTTTTAAAACCCGGGTCTTCCAGTCCCTTCTGGTTCTGTTCATCGCGGTTATTGTTGCCGCTATTCTCTCTGCATGGATAAGCAGGCCGGTCCGGGAACTGACAAGGGCGGCAGAAAAACTGGCTCAAAAGGGGGAAAGTTCACATCTTCCCGCATCATATTCAGGCGAACTGGGCCGTATGACCGAGGCGTTCAACTCCATGATCGATGCTCTTAACAAACAGAAATCTCTCCGGAAAAATCTCATCCGGAATGTTTCCCATGATATAGCCACTCCGCTCAATGTCATCAGGCTGGAAGCCCGGGGACTCCTCGACGGGTTGTCATCTCCTGAAACAGGATCGACTCTGATCATCAGGGAAGTGGACAAACTGAAGAATTTTGTCAACGATCTGAACTGGCTGGCCGAAACCGATTCGGGAGAGTACCGCCTGCAGAAAGAACTCTGTTCTCTCGAAGAGCTGGCGGAATCTGAAGTTTCCCGTTGGGATAACCAGGCGGCCGCCTCGGGAATCGGTCTTAAACTGATCCTGCCCGATGCCGGGATTCCACCTGTCAGTCTGGATCGTATACGCATCACCGAAGCTCTGGGAAATCTGATAGAAAACGCCATTAAATACTCCGGAACCGGAAAAACTGTGGAGATAACCCTTTCCCGGGAGAATTCTTATGCTCTCTTGACTGTCCGCGACAGAGGTCCGGGATTGGAAAGAGACGAGCAATCCCGAGTTTTTGACCGGTTCTACCGCGGGCGACTTGCCGAAAGCGGTACTGTTGATGGACGCGGTCTGGGGCTGTCAATTGTCCGTCAGATCGCTGAATTGCACGGAGGAAAAGCTGAAGTTTTCAGCAGACCCGGAAAGGGCAGTTCTTTCACTCTCTCTATCCCTCTGTAA
- a CDS encoding response regulator transcription factor produces the protein MSSLPKKILIIEDEPRTAQWIKVYLERAGFSAGKAGNGEEGLKLARESNPDLILLDLNLPRLNGIELCRILRKESDVPVIMTTARGAKEDKLKGLEGGADDYMVKPFDPDELVARVKALLRRSSRAEEALLTCGPLEMDRGKELVRLSGKTVALSHYQFLILKLFMEHPGQVFTRIQLMEQALEGSPDIYDRSIDAHIKRLRKLIHSDSYCPIETVYGAGYRFQC, from the coding sequence ATGAGCAGTCTCCCTAAAAAAATTCTGATTATAGAAGATGAGCCGCGTACAGCCCAATGGATTAAGGTCTACCTGGAACGGGCGGGTTTTTCCGCCGGAAAAGCCGGGAACGGTGAAGAAGGGCTCAAGCTGGCCAGAGAATCCAATCCCGATCTTATTCTTCTCGATCTCAATCTGCCGCGGCTTAACGGAATCGAACTCTGCCGAATCCTCAGGAAGGAAAGCGATGTCCCGGTCATTATGACAACCGCGAGAGGTGCGAAGGAAGACAAGCTGAAAGGATTGGAAGGCGGGGCGGATGATTATATGGTTAAGCCTTTCGATCCGGATGAGCTTGTCGCCAGGGTCAAAGCGCTTTTAAGGAGATCTTCAAGAGCTGAAGAAGCCCTGTTGACATGCGGTCCTCTGGAAATGGATCGCGGGAAGGAGCTCGTCAGACTTTCCGGAAAAACTGTTGCGCTGAGTCATTATCAGTTTCTCATTCTCAAGTTATTTATGGAACACCCCGGTCAGGTCTTTACGAGAATTCAGCTTATGGAACAGGCTCTTGAAGGTTCGCCTGATATATACGACCGGTCTATCGACGCGCATATCAAGAGACTGAGAAAGCTGATTCACAGCGACTCCTATTGTCCGATAGAAACTGTTTACGGAGCAGGGTACAGATTCCAATGCTGA